A single Candidatus Omnitrophota bacterium DNA region contains:
- a CDS encoding ATP-binding cassette domain-containing protein has translation MITVSGVSKRYGTQLLFEDMSFAVNRGERIGLVGRNGHGKSTLFRMITSLEACDEGKILVPNGYRIGYLPQEVSFTCPTVIEECCTVLDGDMENHKWKAEKVLSGLGFGLEDMSRPCSEFSGGYQVRIELAKVLVSSPDMLLLDEPTNFLDVVSIRWLESFLREWRGEFIVISHDRGFMDSVVTHVVGIHRQKARKIKGVTADYYSQIEQEEAVHEKNRVNAEKKRKQVMGYISSFRAKARHARSVQSSIKMLNKMGIPDRLDGIKGLSFSFSEAELPARYVLDVRDLGFSYSGEPPYLFEGLTFQVAKDDKICVIGKNGKGKTTLMKVMNGVLEPVLGRVKEHPRAAKAYFEQGNTAVLGENNTVEEELSTACAGSMKGNVRDICGVMMFQGDDALKKISVLSGGEKSRVLLGKTLLMPANLLMLDEPTHHLDIESCQSIIEAVKNFRGAAVVVTHDENFIRCVASKLIVFQSGRVLFFPGTYDEFLDQVGWDEESCAGKGGGALRKEDKKNKKELRKMRADNARKIRPYEERVKGLESGIESAEKEIAFMTREMIRASEEGDAGKIAEIPRRINEIRSREESLYSELEAALEELENARKEIDEG, from the coding sequence ATGATAACGGTGAGTGGCGTAAGCAAGAGATATGGGACCCAGCTTCTTTTTGAGGATATGAGTTTCGCGGTGAACCGCGGCGAGCGTATCGGCCTTGTGGGGAGGAACGGGCATGGCAAGTCCACCCTTTTCAGGATGATAACATCCCTGGAGGCTTGTGATGAGGGAAAGATCCTGGTGCCCAACGGGTACAGGATAGGTTATCTGCCGCAAGAAGTGAGCTTCACCTGTCCTACGGTGATAGAAGAATGTTGCACGGTCCTTGACGGGGATATGGAGAACCATAAGTGGAAGGCTGAAAAAGTGCTTTCCGGGCTGGGGTTCGGCCTTGAGGATATGTCGCGACCCTGTTCGGAATTTTCCGGGGGATACCAGGTCAGGATAGAACTGGCCAAAGTGCTGGTCTCCTCGCCGGACATGCTGCTTCTGGACGAGCCCACGAATTTCCTGGATGTGGTATCCATCCGCTGGCTTGAATCCTTTCTCAGGGAATGGCGAGGAGAGTTCATCGTGATCAGCCATGATCGCGGGTTCATGGACAGCGTGGTGACGCATGTGGTCGGCATACATCGGCAGAAGGCGCGAAAGATCAAGGGCGTGACCGCGGACTACTATTCGCAGATAGAGCAGGAAGAAGCTGTTCACGAAAAGAACCGTGTGAACGCGGAAAAGAAACGAAAGCAGGTGATGGGCTACATTTCGAGTTTCCGCGCCAAGGCCAGACATGCCAGGTCGGTGCAATCCAGCATAAAGATGTTAAATAAGATGGGTATACCGGACAGGCTGGATGGTATCAAGGGGCTGTCGTTCTCTTTCAGCGAAGCTGAACTGCCTGCCCGTTATGTTCTTGATGTCCGGGACCTGGGGTTCTCGTACAGTGGTGAGCCGCCTTATCTTTTTGAGGGGCTGACATTCCAGGTGGCCAAGGATGACAAGATATGCGTTATCGGCAAGAACGGCAAGGGGAAGACCACCTTGATGAAGGTCATGAACGGGGTGCTGGAACCTGTCCTAGGACGCGTAAAAGAACATCCACGCGCCGCGAAAGCCTATTTTGAGCAGGGTAATACAGCTGTGCTGGGAGAGAACAATACCGTGGAGGAAGAGTTGTCCACCGCGTGTGCCGGCAGCATGAAGGGTAATGTAAGGGATATATGCGGTGTGATGATGTTCCAGGGGGATGACGCCTTAAAAAAGATAAGCGTCCTGTCCGGTGGGGAAAAAAGCAGGGTGCTTCTCGGGAAGACATTGCTCATGCCGGCGAACCTTCTTATGCTTGATGAGCCCACGCATCACCTGGATATAGAGTCATGCCAGTCTATCATTGAAGCTGTTAAGAATTTCAGGGGCGCGGCTGTTGTTGTTACGCACGATGAGAATTTTATCAGGTGTGTGGCAAGCAAACTTATAGTATTCCAGTCCGGGCGCGTGCTTTTTTTTCCGGGGACATATGACGAGTTCCTTGACCAGGTAGGCTGGGACGAAGAGTCGTGCGCTGGCAAGGGCGGAGGGGCTTTAAGGAAAGAGGACAAGAAGAACAAGAAAGAACTAAGGAAAATGCGGGCGGATAACGCCAGGAAGATAAGGCCCTATGAAGAGCGGGTGAAGGGGCTTGAATCGGGAATAGAGAGCGCCGAGAAAGAGATCGCTTTTATGACGCGGGAGATGATAAGGGCTTCCGAGGAAGGGGACGCCGGTAAGATAGCGGAGATCCCACGCAGGATAAACGAGATAAGATCTCG
- a CDS encoding DUF4870 domain-containing protein, with protein sequence MKKCHLCAEEIQDDAVKCGHCGGEVRSAEGVNAAEIRISYTNLAMLCHLGTFSGIIIPFGNILAPLIIWLWKKNESELVDDQGRESLNFQISLLLYSFLAGILMFVFVGFILMAVIVLFGLVEVIKASIRASNGEKYRYPLNLRFIR encoded by the coding sequence ATGAAAAAATGTCATTTATGCGCCGAGGAGATACAAGATGACGCTGTCAAGTGCGGGCATTGCGGTGGCGAAGTGCGGTCCGCCGAGGGCGTGAATGCCGCGGAGATAAGGATAAGTTATACCAATCTCGCCATGCTATGTCATCTGGGTACGTTCTCAGGAATCATAATACCGTTCGGGAACATACTGGCCCCGCTTATAATATGGCTATGGAAAAAGAACGAATCGGAGCTTGTGGACGACCAGGGAAGAGAATCCCTGAATTTCCAGATAAGCCTGCTTTTGTACAGCTTCCTGGCGGGTATACTTATGTTCGTTTTCGTGGGGTTCATACTTATGGCCGTTATCGTGCTCTTTGGCCTGGTGGAAGTGATAAAGGCGTCCATCCGGGCAAGTAACGGCGAGAAATACCGCTATCCACTCAATCTTAGGTTCATCAGATAG
- a CDS encoding glycosyltransferase family 39 protein produces MGLTIPALICTSFIVLLAWAIGEKLLALERIPSLRGLERAVTAQALGFGIISSLVFALGLVDWLSRPAIMFLLLILVLVRKELLSCSLSAWRAVSALKNVFSKAGWDISAIFLLFLLLSFLGALLPPSALDEIQYHLFFPKLYASTGSISCDLSDIYGFFPQLAEMLYTLAVLLSNYISAHFLHCYFGLLSFAVIFFTVSRAANTRIAFLSALIFYAIPSTSLISTIAYVDLALCAYILLGTSLFASALISGDRVRSALAGIMFGFACGVKYTALFSLPICAIILLGWMLLHPADKKRTAISGSIFLACLLAAGFPWYLRNIMQTGNPFYPFFSPFFGTGPWGAERPLLYDILLKTTYGMGASIRDILRLPFNLFLYAGPNRPFDGMLGPIYLVLPVLLLFRQPRDKEGLVYLSYSLLFLFIWAGTSQQIRLMLPAAGVLACVFYPALTLSASGGKHGKTAFYGLINLALLYQLLLSASLIFSPVDIAYLFRGASSHSVLEEKVSNFNAIDYINRSLPDTSLTCLVNIGNVRYYCERPFVQESVFEGWSLFKAIDKASSGADISNWFTSRGITHLLIDEHVSGPRIAAEGGLKSAVAYKDFLENYTRPVFRNGSVAVYELIPGRPLSRAAS; encoded by the coding sequence ATGGGACTGACAATACCGGCGCTTATCTGTACGTCTTTTATTGTCCTGCTCGCGTGGGCCATAGGTGAAAAACTACTCGCCCTCGAACGGATACCGTCCCTGCGTGGCCTGGAAAGGGCAGTAACCGCGCAGGCGCTTGGGTTTGGGATAATATCCTCTTTGGTATTCGCGCTCGGGTTGGTAGACTGGCTTTCACGACCCGCCATTATGTTCCTTTTGCTGATACTCGTCCTGGTCAGGAAAGAGCTTTTGTCATGTTCTTTATCAGCCTGGCGCGCCGTATCAGCCTTAAAGAACGTCTTTTCGAAAGCCGGATGGGACATATCGGCTATCTTCCTGCTTTTCCTGTTATTGAGCTTTTTAGGAGCTCTTCTCCCTCCATCAGCCCTCGACGAAATACAGTATCATCTTTTCTTTCCAAAACTTTACGCGTCAACAGGCTCTATAAGCTGCGACCTTTCCGACATTTACGGTTTCTTCCCCCAACTGGCCGAAATGTTATACACGCTGGCGGTCTTGCTCTCTAATTACATCTCGGCGCACTTCCTGCATTGTTATTTCGGACTTTTGTCTTTTGCCGTAATATTTTTCACAGTATCCCGGGCGGCGAATACACGTATCGCTTTCTTGAGCGCTCTTATTTTTTACGCGATACCATCAACATCCCTTATATCCACAATAGCTTATGTCGACCTGGCCCTGTGCGCGTATATATTACTTGGGACATCCCTGTTCGCTTCCGCGCTTATTTCCGGGGACAGGGTCCGATCGGCCCTGGCGGGAATAATGTTCGGGTTCGCCTGCGGCGTGAAATATACGGCGCTTTTCAGCTTGCCGATATGCGCGATCATTCTTCTTGGCTGGATGCTCCTTCACCCGGCGGACAAAAAACGGACAGCGATCTCCGGATCCATTTTTCTAGCCTGCCTGCTCGCCGCTGGTTTCCCATGGTATCTTAGGAATATCATGCAGACAGGCAACCCTTTCTACCCCTTTTTCTCCCCCTTCTTCGGAACGGGTCCCTGGGGAGCTGAAAGGCCCTTGTTATACGACATATTGCTCAAGACCACATACGGTATGGGCGCGTCTATACGCGATATCCTCCGTCTTCCCTTCAACCTTTTCCTGTACGCCGGACCTAACAGGCCTTTCGACGGCATGTTAGGTCCGATATATCTGGTACTGCCGGTCCTTCTCCTGTTCCGGCAGCCCCGCGACAAAGAGGGCCTCGTATATCTTTCGTATTCCCTGCTTTTTCTTTTTATCTGGGCCGGTACAAGCCAGCAAATACGTCTCATGCTTCCAGCCGCGGGGGTCCTGGCTTGCGTTTTTTATCCGGCGCTGACACTATCAGCATCCGGCGGAAAACATGGCAAGACGGCTTTTTACGGCCTGATCAACCTGGCCCTGTTATACCAACTTTTATTATCGGCGTCCCTGATCTTCTCCCCGGTTGACATCGCCTATCTTTTTCGCGGCGCAAGCAGCCATTCAGTCCTCGAGGAAAAGGTCAGCAACTTTAACGCTATAGACTATATTAACCGTTCGCTTCCCGATACATCCCTGACCTGTCTTGTGAATATCGGCAATGTGCGATATTATTGCGAGAGACCCTTTGTCCAGGAAAGCGTCTTCGAGGGCTGGTCACTTTTCAAGGCCATAGACAAAGCCTCTAGTGGGGCCGATATATCGAATTGGTTCACATCCAGAGGAATAACGCATCTCCTGATCGATGAGCATGTGTCGGGCCCCAGGATAGCCGCCGAGGGCGGGCTTAAGAGCGCTGTAGCGTATAAGGATTTCCTCGAGAACTACACGCGTCCCGTATTCCGGAACGGTTCGGTAGCGGTTTACGAGCTCATACCAGGGCGTCCTCTTTCACGGGCTGCCTCATAA
- a CDS encoding zinc ribbon domain-containing protein → MKKCPYCAEEIQDEAVKCRYCGEFLEKKKETAWYLKTPTLVIAFLAIGPIMLPLVWLRPDLSRNKKILITAAILVITYFLVLAFGRAMNEMRTIYDQLL, encoded by the coding sequence ATGAAAAAGTGCCCCTATTGCGCCGAAGAGATACAGGATGAAGCGGTGAAATGCAGATATTGCGGCGAATTCCTTGAGAAGAAAAAAGAAACGGCGTGGTATCTGAAGACGCCTACTCTGGTCATAGCGTTCCTCGCCATAGGCCCGATCATGCTCCCGCTGGTATGGCTCAGGCCGGATCTTAGCCGTAACAAGAAGATATTGATAACCGCCGCCATACTGGTCATAACGTATTTCCTTGTTCTCGCTTTTGGCAGGGCCATGAACGAGATGAGGACTATTTATGACCAATTGTTATGA
- a CDS encoding efflux RND transporter permease subunit: MAVFSERFIRNPIMTILCMVTVLFLGIVSYFKLPVSDLPVVDYPVITVTAVYPGASPDTMASTVASPLENECMQIQGLQSIISNNVDSQTTITLTFDLNRNVDLAAPDVQAAISRAQANLPGDLPQPPSYEKTNPSEAPTIYISLTSDTLTAGDLYDFGNRTIGKRMSMLDGVSQVLIYGAKSAIRVQVNPDKMAAFKVGINEVANVLKAGTVTIPGGSLNGPDRTFSIQPQGQLFKAEEYDDLIVKYVDGAPVRIKDIGKSLDSLQNDNVNVMYSGEAGDPMESGVAVVAISRATGANTVALSASVRQTLEGLRDEIPGSVKVDVLYDKAEDIVESIDDVKTTIVIALILVVLVIFVFLGRINDTIIPGMVLPFTICVTFAVMLARDFSLDNLSLMALTLSVGFLVDDAIVILENTTRHIEMGKKPLRASIDSMSEITGAVISTSIALIIVFIPLVFMGGVVGRNFKEFALTVIIAITCSTVIALTLTPMMCSRMLKEMKDAKTSMQKFIDKYIGAVILRYTVMLKWLLLRRHLALVGWGLCMVGTMWFFSVLPKTFMPEGDSGAIQGGILMQQGTSTEQMRRFQDQINAVLRNNEFVEKVLTVTGTGTGADQSSGVIIAILKKGKRPTIQKITRGLMYELMGFPAGMVFLQPIPSLKLSTGGESTATGSRYSYIVKGEDADDVHAAASKLQDAMYKLPGFTGIQNNVKLNMPQLKVNILRDRASTLGLTAADIENALLLAYAGGKVTTYKTDVDQYYVILELDKEYKDKPEDLARIYVRSGVTGELVPLESVAEWEETIGPQNVPHSDQLNSATISFNLTDSMPVGTATDALQRTAAGILPEGVTGTFQGEAQEFEDSVKSLGVLLLLSVFLMYVVLGILYESYIHPFTVITTLPVATFGGLATLLVCRAELSLYAYIGMFMLLGIVSKNGILMVDFAKQRMEEGLNSFDAIYEACRDRFRPILMTGASTIIGAIPIALGFGADGSSRQPLGLIIVGGLAFAQVLTLFVTPGIFLYMQQFQEEFLDRFELSRSISKRKTMEKE; the protein is encoded by the coding sequence ATGGCTGTATTTTCAGAACGGTTCATACGTAATCCTATAATGACCATACTTTGCATGGTCACTGTACTGTTCCTGGGAATAGTCTCATATTTTAAACTGCCCGTGAGCGATCTGCCTGTTGTGGATTATCCTGTTATAACGGTCACGGCTGTTTATCCCGGGGCAAGCCCTGATACGATGGCATCTACCGTAGCCTCCCCCCTGGAGAACGAGTGTATGCAGATACAGGGGCTGCAGTCGATCATATCTAATAACGTGGATAGCCAGACGACCATAACATTGACCTTCGATCTTAACCGTAACGTGGACCTGGCCGCTCCCGATGTGCAGGCAGCGATCTCCAGGGCCCAAGCCAACCTGCCAGGGGACCTGCCTCAACCCCCTTCATATGAGAAGACCAATCCTTCGGAGGCGCCGACCATATATATAAGTCTCACATCCGATACCCTCACCGCGGGAGACCTTTATGATTTTGGCAATAGGACCATAGGAAAGCGCATGAGCATGCTTGACGGGGTATCGCAGGTCCTGATATACGGGGCTAAATCCGCTATCAGGGTACAGGTGAACCCGGACAAGATGGCGGCTTTTAAGGTGGGGATAAACGAGGTCGCGAACGTGCTGAAGGCTGGTACGGTGACCATTCCCGGCGGTAGCCTGAACGGTCCCGATCGCACATTTTCCATCCAGCCGCAGGGGCAACTTTTCAAAGCGGAAGAATACGACGACCTGATCGTCAAGTATGTGGACGGCGCTCCCGTACGTATAAAGGACATTGGAAAGAGCCTGGATTCGCTTCAGAACGATAACGTGAACGTAATGTATTCCGGGGAGGCGGGTGACCCGATGGAGTCGGGTGTCGCCGTTGTGGCTATATCCAGGGCGACCGGGGCCAACACGGTAGCGCTTTCCGCCAGCGTCAGGCAGACGCTTGAAGGTCTTCGCGATGAGATACCCGGTTCGGTGAAAGTCGACGTGCTCTACGACAAGGCGGAGGATATAGTCGAATCCATCGACGACGTCAAGACCACTATCGTGATAGCGCTGATCCTCGTCGTTCTCGTTATTTTCGTTTTTCTTGGTCGTATTAACGATACCATAATCCCCGGCATGGTGCTCCCATTCACCATATGTGTTACGTTCGCTGTTATGCTCGCCAGGGATTTTAGCCTGGACAATCTTTCGCTTATGGCACTTACATTGTCGGTGGGGTTCCTGGTCGACGATGCCATAGTTATACTGGAGAACACGACAAGACATATAGAAATGGGGAAGAAGCCGCTGAGGGCGTCCATAGACAGCATGTCGGAGATAACGGGAGCGGTCATCTCCACCAGTATAGCCTTGATAATAGTGTTCATCCCGCTGGTGTTCATGGGGGGAGTGGTGGGGAGGAATTTCAAGGAATTCGCCCTCACCGTGATAATAGCGATAACATGCTCGACGGTAATAGCCCTCACGCTCACGCCAATGATGTGCTCCCGTATGCTCAAAGAGATGAAGGACGCTAAGACCAGTATGCAGAAATTCATCGACAAATACATCGGGGCGGTAATACTCAGATACACGGTCATGCTCAAGTGGCTTTTACTGCGCAGGCATCTCGCCCTTGTCGGATGGGGACTCTGTATGGTTGGGACGATGTGGTTTTTCAGTGTGCTCCCGAAAACATTCATGCCCGAAGGGGACTCAGGCGCTATCCAGGGTGGTATCCTTATGCAGCAGGGGACTTCCACGGAGCAGATGAGGCGTTTCCAGGACCAGATAAACGCCGTGCTAAGGAATAATGAGTTCGTGGAAAAAGTGCTTACCGTCACCGGGACCGGTACGGGCGCGGACCAGAGCTCGGGAGTGATAATAGCCATATTAAAAAAAGGCAAAAGACCGACCATACAAAAAATAACGAGGGGATTGATGTATGAGCTTATGGGTTTTCCGGCGGGCATGGTGTTCCTGCAGCCAATACCATCGTTAAAGCTAAGCACGGGAGGAGAGAGCACGGCAACGGGAAGCAGGTATTCTTATATTGTTAAAGGAGAGGACGCGGATGATGTACATGCCGCGGCCAGCAAGTTACAGGACGCGATGTATAAGTTGCCGGGCTTTACGGGGATACAGAACAATGTTAAGCTCAACATGCCGCAGCTCAAGGTGAACATCCTGAGGGATAGGGCGTCCACTTTGGGGCTTACAGCGGCCGATATAGAGAATGCGCTGCTTTTGGCATATGCCGGCGGAAAAGTGACGACATACAAGACCGATGTGGACCAATACTACGTGATACTTGAACTGGATAAAGAGTACAAAGATAAGCCCGAGGACCTTGCGCGTATATATGTCCGTTCCGGAGTGACCGGTGAGCTGGTTCCGCTGGAGAGCGTGGCTGAATGGGAAGAGACCATTGGGCCGCAGAACGTCCCGCATTCTGACCAGCTCAATTCGGCGACCATTTCGTTCAACCTGACCGATAGCATGCCCGTAGGTACGGCCACTGATGCTTTGCAGAGAACGGCGGCGGGGATCCTGCCCGAGGGCGTTACGGGGACTTTCCAGGGTGAGGCACAGGAATTCGAGGACTCAGTAAAAAGCCTGGGCGTACTGCTGTTGCTCTCGGTGTTCTTGATGTATGTGGTGCTGGGCATCCTGTACGAAAGCTATATACATCCTTTTACGGTCATTACCACGCTGCCGGTAGCTACTTTCGGTGGCCTTGCCACTCTGCTTGTCTGTCGAGCCGAACTTTCGCTGTATGCTTATATCGGGATGTTCATGTTGCTCGGTATAGTGTCAAAGAACGGTATACTTATGGTGGATTTCGCTAAACAGAGGATGGAAGAAGGACTGAACAGTTTTGACGCTATATACGAAGCCTGCCGTGACAGGTTCCGTCCTATACTTATGACAGGGGCATCCACTATCATAGGGGCCATACCCATAGCTCTTGGGTTTGGCGCTGACGGGTCGTCCAGGCAACCGTTGGGGCTTATCATAGTAGGCGGACTGGCTTTCGCCCAGGTCCTGACCCTTTTTGTCACCCCGGGGATCTTCCTCTATATGCAGCAGTTCCAGGAAGAATTCCTGGATAGGTTCGAGCTTTCCCGCTCCATATCAAAAAGAAAGACCATGGAGAAAGAATAA
- a CDS encoding efflux RND transporter periplasmic adaptor subunit, protein MINKEKIRSVWEQIVRSIPENKGILRLLAVLLIAMFLTAQVKGCIARHHKAHVAPRPVRTAKAFVEDTPIYVDSFGTLSSPGNIDIKSQVTGKIMEVFFEQGSPVKKGDLLFVIDAAPYKAALNKAEAAMAEDAVNVQLKVDTRERNKILFEKDLISRQEFEQYQTEAAAAVAKLELDKAGVQSAKIDLEYCWIKSPVDGIAGKRMVDPGNIVSANAGPVLVNVKMMSDLYVDFTLSEKYLDMVRTAMADHTLEAQISAPGIKGKTFTGTLDLIDNEVDDKTGSFALRASVKNEGKELWPGQFVNVRLVLGTRKGSVLVPYAAPQIGKKGYYIFVVQQGNKADLRQVTLGAKQGDNVVVEKGVNGGETVVTVGQMSLSPGMPVVDVAPRTQGSAGKKK, encoded by the coding sequence ATGATAAATAAGGAAAAGATCCGGTCCGTATGGGAACAAATAGTACGGTCAATTCCAGAGAATAAAGGAATATTGAGGCTTTTAGCGGTGCTGCTTATAGCCATGTTCCTCACGGCCCAGGTGAAAGGGTGTATTGCCCGGCACCACAAGGCGCATGTCGCCCCGCGTCCAGTGCGGACGGCAAAAGCGTTCGTGGAAGATACGCCGATATATGTGGATTCATTTGGCACGCTTTCCTCTCCCGGGAACATAGACATCAAATCCCAGGTGACAGGTAAGATAATGGAGGTTTTTTTTGAGCAAGGTAGTCCGGTCAAGAAAGGCGACCTCCTTTTTGTTATAGACGCGGCTCCATACAAAGCCGCCCTTAACAAGGCCGAGGCCGCAATGGCGGAAGATGCCGTGAATGTGCAACTCAAGGTAGATACCAGGGAAAGGAATAAGATACTTTTCGAAAAAGACCTTATTTCAAGGCAAGAGTTCGAGCAATATCAGACAGAAGCCGCGGCAGCCGTGGCGAAACTGGAGCTCGATAAAGCCGGGGTGCAAAGCGCCAAGATAGACCTTGAATATTGTTGGATAAAGTCCCCCGTGGACGGGATAGCGGGGAAAAGAATGGTAGATCCGGGAAATATCGTATCCGCTAACGCCGGTCCGGTACTGGTCAACGTGAAGATGATGAGCGATCTTTATGTGGATTTCACTCTTTCCGAGAAATACCTCGATATGGTAAGAACGGCAATGGCCGACCATACCCTGGAGGCACAGATCAGCGCTCCAGGGATAAAGGGGAAGACCTTTACGGGAACACTTGATCTTATAGACAACGAAGTGGACGACAAGACCGGCAGTTTTGCCCTGCGTGCTTCGGTCAAGAATGAAGGAAAGGAACTCTGGCCCGGGCAGTTCGTGAATGTCAGGCTTGTTCTGGGGACGCGAAAAGGGTCTGTCCTAGTTCCTTATGCCGCGCCACAGATAGGGAAGAAAGGATACTATATATTCGTGGTGCAACAAGGGAATAAAGCCGATCTGCGGCAGGTTACCCTGGGGGCTAAGCAGGGAGATAATGTGGTCGTTGAAAAAGGCGTTAATGGCGGTGAGACCGTAGTTACGGTGGGGCAGATGAGTCTTTCTCCGGGTATGCCGGTCGTGGATGTGGCGCCAAGAACGCAGGGCTCCGCAGGGAAGAAAAAATAA
- a CDS encoding TolC family protein, whose product MKDMNKRNSFFHCLMLLVIVCSGCSTVSQPTDPSQSWTPSKWAEKKLAKDEVWRSLRAKGDVFTGGDRLDIAALLDIAFTNNPSTRQAWESARAAHARIKQAESRWYPQVSVSAQTAFNKKVTNNSVGDANQADYTALGQAQLLLLDLGGRAARVSSAKQALLEANFSFNQAIQDVFLDTTKAYYGLYSAEASVVAAEANLADSTASLDAARQRAKAGLVSRLDVLQAESTYEDSLYSLEEARGLSKTARATLTQALGVPPDTEFEIDEPSGDILVDVTEEDVTVLIDRALKERPSVIAAKASLESKKEDLAAANSDLWPTLSTGGSIGAGEHKFFGSEKNPSVFNSKWDHSYNAFLTVEWDVFDGFYLYSKRNEAKALLGLEREKLRQVELAASAEVWTKYFDLKTAEKKYSFSKAFLETSKTSYELAYDSYTSGLKSMLDVLQAQSQLSEARSRMISSRESLFVSRAELAHAIGALTVTGNDKEGRDDK is encoded by the coding sequence ATGAAAGATATGAATAAAAGGAACTCCTTTTTTCACTGTCTTATGCTGCTGGTAATAGTGTGTTCCGGTTGCAGTACTGTTTCCCAGCCAACAGACCCGTCCCAAAGTTGGACCCCGTCCAAGTGGGCGGAGAAAAAACTGGCAAAAGATGAGGTCTGGAGATCTTTAAGGGCCAAAGGGGATGTTTTCACTGGCGGGGACAGGCTGGACATTGCAGCTCTTCTGGACATAGCGTTCACGAACAATCCGTCAACCAGGCAGGCTTGGGAGAGTGCGCGAGCCGCCCACGCGAGGATAAAACAGGCCGAAAGCAGATGGTATCCACAGGTCTCCGTATCCGCCCAAACGGCGTTCAATAAAAAAGTGACAAATAATTCTGTCGGGGACGCTAACCAGGCGGACTATACGGCTTTAGGCCAGGCCCAGCTTCTCCTGCTGGACCTGGGTGGGAGAGCCGCCAGGGTGTCATCGGCTAAACAGGCGTTACTTGAGGCCAATTTCAGTTTTAACCAGGCAATACAGGATGTATTTCTCGATACCACGAAAGCTTACTACGGACTTTACAGCGCGGAAGCATCTGTGGTCGCCGCTGAAGCGAACCTGGCCGATAGCACGGCTTCTCTTGATGCCGCGCGCCAGAGGGCAAAAGCGGGTCTTGTTTCCAGGTTGGATGTTCTTCAGGCCGAGTCAACTTACGAGGATTCGCTTTATTCCCTCGAGGAGGCCAGGGGGTTGTCAAAGACCGCTCGGGCTACATTGACACAGGCTCTCGGGGTCCCACCGGATACCGAGTTCGAGATAGACGAACCCTCTGGTGATATACTTGTTGACGTGACCGAGGAGGATGTTACCGTCCTTATTGATAGGGCCCTCAAGGAAAGACCGTCGGTGATCGCCGCAAAAGCCAGCCTGGAATCGAAAAAAGAGGACCTTGCCGCGGCGAATTCCGATCTGTGGCCAACGCTAAGTACGGGTGGAAGTATAGGGGCCGGAGAGCACAAGTTCTTTGGGTCGGAAAAGAACCCGAGCGTGTTCAACTCCAAGTGGGACCACAGTTATAACGCGTTCTTGACGGTGGAATGGGACGTTTTTGACGGGTTCTACCTGTATTCCAAGCGTAATGAGGCCAAGGCCTTGCTGGGTCTTGAGCGCGAAAAGCTCAGACAGGTCGAACTTGCCGCCAGCGCGGAGGTCTGGACGAAGTATTTCGACCTGAAGACGGCAGAGAAAAAATATTCTTTCAGCAAAGCTTTCCTGGAGACCTCAAAGACATCATATGAATTAGCCTACGATTCCTACACGTCGGGTCTTAAAAGTATGCTTGATGTGCTGCAGGCGCAGAGCCAGCTTTCAGAGGCTCGAAGCAGGATGATATCTTCCAGAGAAAGTCTTTTTGTCTCACGGGCGGAACTTGCCCACGCCATAGGGGCTTTAACAGTGACGGGTAACGATAAGGAAGGCCGCGATGATAAATAA
- a CDS encoding response regulator: MSKRILILDDNVDFLTIEKRVLEGNGYDVRAISKPMEIEKNIEEFGPDVLIIDIYMPGRSGFDIVEEFRRRGVYGNIPKIFLTGIDDDVDKMIAKYDGVAEYITKPYAGKVLLEALEKVFGK, encoded by the coding sequence ATGAGCAAACGCATACTGATCCTTGATGACAACGTTGATTTCCTTACCATTGAAAAACGTGTCCTTGAAGGTAACGGGTATGATGTGCGCGCTATAAGCAAGCCTATGGAAATAGAAAAGAACATAGAAGAGTTCGGTCCCGACGTTCTGATAATAGATATCTATATGCCTGGCCGGTCCGGCTTTGACATCGTCGAGGAGTTCAGAAGGCGAGGTGTCTATGGCAATATCCCGAAGATATTTCTTACAGGTATTGACGACGATGTCGACAAAATGATAGCCAAGTACGACGGGGTGGCGGAGTACATTACTAAGCCATACGCGGGAAAAGTATTACTGGAAGCCTTGGAAAAAGTATTTGGAAAATAG